A stretch of the Cellulomonas sp. WB94 genome encodes the following:
- a CDS encoding alpha-L-arabinofuranosidase C-terminal domain-containing protein has translation MSENAQARITLHPDFRIGDVDRRVFGSFVEHLGRAVYTGIYEPGHPTADAEGFRGDVASLTRELGVSMVRYPGGNFVSNYVWEDGVGPARDRKPFIDLAWRTIEPNTVGTDEFLQWAEREGIEPMMAVNLGTRGVAAAAALVEYCNGEAGSRWADLRIANGRTEPYGVHLWCLGNEMDGPWQIGHKDAHEYGKLAAEAGKAMKLVDPSIALVACGSSSMQMDTFGEWERIVLSHTFDVVDHISMHAYYEELGGDRASFLGSGTAMDTFIRRVVASVDAVAAQRRSDKTVTISFDEWNVWYLETRFVGEQNLPLQRDAPRIIEDVYSGLDAVVVGDLLVTLLNHADRVPVACLAQLVNVIAPIMTEPGGPAWRQPTFYPFATTARLARGTALDVRVTSPTTTTARHGEVPLVTAAATWDTAEVDDGTPGGDAGALALFLVNRSAEPVDVEIDHPGVAVTLTGGVQVVADHEPAVEGPEHAAGVAASCVRELTAAQLIEGGAGRPEVAGRTVLTLAPESWTAIHGAATRA, from the coding sequence ATGTCCGAGAACGCGCAGGCCCGGATCACCCTGCACCCCGACTTCCGGATCGGCGACGTCGACCGTCGCGTCTTCGGGTCGTTCGTCGAGCACCTCGGCCGCGCGGTCTACACCGGCATCTACGAGCCCGGCCACCCGACCGCCGACGCGGAGGGGTTCCGGGGCGACGTCGCCTCCCTGACGCGTGAGCTCGGCGTGAGCATGGTGCGCTACCCCGGCGGCAACTTCGTCTCGAACTACGTGTGGGAGGACGGCGTCGGACCCGCCCGGGACCGCAAGCCGTTCATCGACCTGGCCTGGCGCACCATCGAGCCCAACACCGTCGGCACCGACGAGTTCCTGCAGTGGGCCGAGCGCGAGGGCATCGAGCCGATGATGGCCGTCAACCTCGGCACCCGCGGGGTCGCCGCCGCGGCCGCGCTCGTCGAGTACTGCAACGGCGAGGCGGGCAGCCGCTGGGCCGACCTGCGCATCGCGAACGGACGCACCGAGCCGTACGGCGTGCACCTGTGGTGCCTCGGCAACGAGATGGACGGCCCCTGGCAGATCGGCCACAAGGACGCCCACGAGTACGGCAAGCTCGCGGCCGAGGCCGGCAAGGCCATGAAGCTCGTCGACCCGAGCATCGCGCTCGTCGCGTGCGGTTCGTCGTCGATGCAGATGGACACGTTCGGCGAGTGGGAGCGCATCGTCCTGTCGCACACGTTCGACGTCGTCGACCACATCTCGATGCACGCGTACTACGAGGAGCTCGGTGGCGACCGCGCGAGCTTCCTCGGCTCGGGCACCGCGATGGACACGTTCATCCGCCGGGTCGTCGCCTCGGTGGACGCCGTCGCCGCGCAGCGCCGCTCGGACAAGACGGTCACCATCTCGTTCGACGAGTGGAACGTCTGGTACCTCGAGACCCGGTTCGTCGGCGAGCAGAACCTGCCGCTGCAGCGTGACGCCCCGCGCATCATCGAGGACGTCTACTCGGGCCTCGACGCCGTCGTCGTCGGCGACCTGCTCGTGACCCTCCTCAACCACGCCGACCGCGTGCCCGTCGCCTGCCTCGCGCAGCTCGTCAACGTGATCGCGCCGATCATGACCGAGCCGGGCGGGCCGGCCTGGCGCCAGCCCACGTTCTACCCGTTCGCCACGACCGCCCGCCTCGCGCGCGGCACCGCCCTGGACGTGCGCGTCACGTCGCCCACGACGACGACCGCGCGGCACGGCGAGGTCCCGCTCGTGACGGCCGCGGCGACGTGGGACACGGCCGAGGTCGACGACGGCACGCCGGGCGGAGACGCCGGCGCGCTCGCCCTGTTCCTCGTCAACCGGTCAGCCGAGCCGGTCGACGTCGAGATCGACCACCCGGGCGTCGCGGTGACGCTCACCGGAGGCGTGCAGGTCGTCGCCGACCACGAGCCGGCCGTCGAGGGTCCCGAGCACGCGGCCGGAGTGGCGGCGTCATGCGTCCGCGAGCTGACCGCGGCGCAGCTCATCGAGGGCGGCGCGGGCCGTCCCGAGGTCGCCGGGCGCACCGTCCTCACGCTCGCCCCGGAGTCGTGGACGGCCATCCACGGGGCGGCCACGCGGGCCTGA
- a CDS encoding amidohydrolase family protein: MDGHPRGGHAGLRAAVERAFEGFGVERLMIGSNWPSAPLAADSYGDAWTGTRATLTQLTDEERAHVLNGTATRTCRLPVD, from the coding sequence GTGGACGGCCATCCACGGGGCGGCCACGCGGGCCTGAGGGCTGCCGTCGAGCGCGCGTTCGAGGGGTTCGGCGTCGAGCGGCTCATGATCGGCAGCAACTGGCCGTCCGCACCGCTCGCCGCCGACTCGTACGGCGACGCGTGGACGGGGACGCGCGCCACGCTCACCCAGCTCACCGACGAGGAGCGCGCGCACGTCCTGAACGGCACCGCGACCCGGACGTGCCGGTTGCCGGTGGACTGA
- a CDS encoding ATP-dependent Clp protease ATP-binding subunit, which yields MFERFTDRARRVVVLAQEEARMLNHNYIGTEHILLGLIHEGEGVAAKALESLGISLDAVRAQVQEIIGEGQQAPSGHIPFTPRAKKVLELSLREALQLGHNYIGTEHILLGLIREGEGVAAQVLNKLGADLNRVRQQVIQLLSGYQGKEPVAAGGPAEGQPAGSAVLDQFGRNLTQAAREGKLDPVIGRAKEIERVMQVLSRRTKNNPVLIGEPGVGKTAIVEGLAQDIVRGDVPETLKDKQLYTLDLGALVAGSRYRGDFEERLKKVLKEIRTRGDIILFIDEIHTLVGAGAAEGAIDAASILKPMLARGELQTIGATTLEEYRKYVEKDAALERRFQPIQVAEPTVKETIDILKGLRDRYEAHHRVSITDSALVAAATLADRYVNDRFLPDKAIDLVDEAGARLRIRRMTAPPELRELDEQIATTRRDKESAIDEQDFEKAARLRDAEKQLGLKRVEKEKAWKSGDLDAVAEVDEELIAEVLALATGIPVFKLTEAESSRLLHMEDELHKRVVGQEAAIKALSQAIRRTRAGLKDPKRPGGSFIFAGPTGVGKTELARSLAEFLFGDEDALIQLDMSEFSEKHTVSRLFGSPPGYVGYDEGGQLTEKVRRKPFSVVLFDEVEKAHADIFNSLLQILEDGRLTDSQGRVVDFKNTVIIMTTNLGTRDIAKGLMTGFQAGGDLSTSYERMKSKVNDELKQHFRPEFLNRVDDVIVFPQLSQSEIFSIVDLMIAKLGLRLADKDMSIEVTEAAKKLLSEKGYDPVLGARPLRRAIQRDIEDQLSEKILFGEIHAGQKIIVDATGEGILGEFTFKGVPKGTAKDDAAKVPVAASVTTSTSGTDLPAAPPSAGGYDAGTGTLPKHL from the coding sequence ATGTTCGAACGTTTCACGGACCGAGCCCGTCGCGTGGTCGTCCTCGCCCAAGAAGAGGCGCGGATGCTCAACCACAACTACATCGGGACCGAGCACATCCTCCTGGGCCTGATCCACGAGGGCGAAGGGGTGGCCGCCAAGGCGCTCGAGTCGCTGGGCATCTCGCTCGACGCCGTGCGCGCGCAGGTGCAGGAGATCATCGGCGAGGGCCAGCAGGCGCCGTCGGGTCACATCCCCTTCACGCCGCGCGCCAAGAAGGTCCTCGAGCTGAGCCTGCGCGAGGCGCTGCAGCTCGGCCACAACTACATCGGGACCGAGCACATCCTGCTCGGGCTCATCCGCGAGGGCGAGGGCGTCGCCGCCCAGGTCCTCAACAAGCTCGGCGCCGACCTCAACCGCGTGCGCCAGCAGGTCATCCAGCTCCTGTCGGGCTACCAGGGCAAGGAGCCCGTCGCCGCGGGCGGCCCGGCCGAGGGCCAGCCGGCCGGCTCTGCGGTGCTCGACCAGTTCGGCCGCAACCTGACCCAGGCGGCGCGGGAGGGCAAGCTCGACCCCGTCATCGGACGCGCTAAAGAGATCGAGCGCGTCATGCAGGTCCTGTCGAGACGGACCAAGAACAACCCGGTCCTCATCGGTGAGCCGGGCGTCGGCAAGACGGCCATCGTCGAGGGCCTGGCCCAGGACATCGTGCGCGGCGACGTGCCCGAGACGCTCAAGGACAAGCAGCTCTACACGCTCGACCTCGGCGCGCTCGTGGCCGGCAGCCGGTACCGCGGTGACTTCGAGGAGCGACTGAAGAAGGTCCTCAAGGAGATCCGCACGCGTGGCGACATCATCCTGTTCATCGACGAGATCCACACGCTCGTCGGTGCGGGTGCCGCCGAGGGTGCGATCGACGCCGCGAGCATCCTCAAGCCGATGCTCGCGCGCGGCGAGCTCCAGACCATCGGCGCGACGACCCTCGAGGAGTACCGCAAGTACGTCGAGAAGGACGCGGCCCTCGAGCGGCGCTTCCAGCCGATCCAGGTCGCCGAGCCCACGGTCAAGGAGACCATCGACATCCTCAAGGGGCTGCGCGACCGCTACGAGGCGCACCACCGCGTGTCCATCACCGACAGCGCGCTGGTCGCCGCGGCCACGCTCGCCGACCGGTACGTCAACGACCGGTTCCTCCCCGACAAGGCGATCGACCTGGTCGACGAGGCGGGCGCGCGCCTGCGCATCCGCCGCATGACGGCCCCGCCGGAGCTGCGTGAGCTCGACGAGCAGATCGCCACGACGCGCCGCGACAAGGAGTCCGCGATCGACGAGCAGGACTTCGAGAAGGCTGCGCGCCTGCGCGACGCCGAGAAGCAGCTCGGGCTCAAGCGCGTCGAGAAGGAGAAGGCCTGGAAGTCGGGCGACCTCGACGCGGTCGCCGAGGTCGACGAGGAGCTCATCGCCGAGGTGCTGGCGCTCGCGACCGGCATCCCGGTGTTCAAGCTGACCGAGGCCGAGTCGAGCCGTCTGCTCCACATGGAGGACGAGCTGCACAAGCGGGTCGTCGGCCAGGAGGCGGCCATCAAGGCGCTCTCCCAGGCGATCCGTCGCACGCGCGCCGGGCTCAAGGACCCGAAGCGCCCCGGTGGCTCGTTCATCTTCGCGGGGCCCACGGGCGTCGGGAAGACCGAGCTCGCCCGGTCGCTCGCCGAGTTCCTGTTCGGGGACGAGGACGCGCTCATCCAGCTGGACATGTCGGAGTTCTCCGAGAAGCACACGGTCTCGCGGCTGTTCGGCTCACCTCCCGGCTACGTCGGGTACGACGAGGGCGGTCAGCTCACGGAGAAGGTGCGGCGCAAGCCGTTCTCGGTCGTCCTGTTCGACGAGGTCGAGAAGGCGCACGCCGACATCTTCAACTCGCTGCTCCAGATCCTCGAGGACGGCCGCCTGACCGACTCGCAGGGTCGGGTCGTCGACTTCAAGAACACCGTCATCATCATGACGACCAACCTCGGCACGCGGGACATCGCCAAGGGCCTCATGACCGGCTTCCAGGCCGGCGGGGACCTGTCGACGTCCTACGAGCGGATGAAGTCGAAGGTCAACGACGAGCTCAAGCAGCACTTCCGGCCCGAGTTCCTCAACCGTGTCGACGACGTCATCGTGTTCCCGCAGCTGTCCCAGAGCGAGATCTTCTCGATCGTCGACCTGATGATCGCCAAGCTCGGCCTGCGGCTCGCGGACAAGGACATGTCGATCGAGGTCACCGAGGCGGCCAAGAAGCTGCTGTCCGAGAAGGGGTACGACCCGGTCCTCGGGGCCCGGCCCCTGCGTCGCGCGATCCAGCGCGACATCGAGGACCAGCTCTCGGAGAAGATCCTGTTCGGCGAGATCCACGCCGGTCAGAAGATCATCGTCGACGCGACCGGCGAGGGGATCCTCGGCGAGTTCACGTTCAAGGGCGTCCCGAAGGGGACGGCCAAGGACGACGCCGCCAAGGTGCCCGTCGCCGCCTCCGTGACGACGTCCACGTCGGGCACCGACCTGCCGGCGGCACCGCCGTCGGCCGGCGGGTACGACGCGGGCACCGGGACGCTGCCGAAGCACCTCTGA
- a CDS encoding substrate-binding domain-containing protein, whose amino-acid sequence MGTVRRTVTLTGAVLSLGLALVACSSNSGTTTTPSASASGSGSVAPTTAEVPQINAADFTADFALMKQLTGLASQGKGMVGVLLPDTTTSTRYVQYDAPYLKKAFEAAGLSSDMFKIDNANGSASTMQTQAEADINAGASVLLVDPLDPGSGAAIEAKAEAAGIKVIDYDRLVKGGPADRYYVSFDNVQVGTLIGQGEVACLAAWKVATPHILIMDGDPTDNNATLFAQGYNAVLDPLFKSGPAVKVGEPAGTWTPSVAATTFEQQFTAHPDINAVVTPNDDNANAVISVLQKNNIQPKTFPTTGQDASLPGLQNILKGYQCGTVYKPIYLEAQAAAALALYLRAGQTPPTTLVNSTTADSVIGKDIQSVYTTPIWVTSENMAATVVKDGAVTVADLCAGTVADACTAAGIK is encoded by the coding sequence ATGGGAACCGTCCGTAGGACCGTCACGCTCACGGGCGCGGTCCTCTCACTGGGGCTCGCGCTCGTGGCGTGCTCCTCGAACTCCGGGACAACGACCACGCCGTCGGCGTCGGCATCCGGGTCGGGGTCGGTGGCACCGACCACGGCCGAGGTCCCGCAGATCAATGCAGCGGACTTCACCGCCGACTTCGCGCTGATGAAGCAGCTCACAGGACTGGCCTCGCAGGGCAAGGGAATGGTCGGCGTCCTGCTGCCTGACACCACGACCTCGACCCGGTACGTCCAGTACGACGCGCCGTACCTCAAGAAGGCCTTCGAGGCCGCCGGGCTCAGCTCGGACATGTTCAAGATCGACAACGCCAACGGCAGCGCGTCGACGATGCAGACTCAGGCCGAGGCCGACATCAACGCCGGCGCGTCGGTCCTGCTGGTCGACCCGCTCGACCCCGGCAGCGGTGCCGCGATCGAGGCGAAGGCCGAGGCCGCGGGCATCAAGGTCATCGACTACGACCGCCTCGTCAAGGGCGGGCCCGCCGACCGCTACTACGTCAGCTTCGACAACGTCCAGGTCGGCACGCTCATCGGGCAGGGTGAGGTGGCCTGCCTGGCCGCGTGGAAGGTCGCGACACCGCACATCCTGATCATGGACGGCGACCCGACCGACAACAACGCGACCCTGTTCGCCCAGGGCTACAACGCCGTCCTCGACCCGCTGTTCAAGTCGGGTCCCGCCGTCAAGGTCGGCGAGCCCGCCGGTACGTGGACCCCGTCGGTGGCCGCCACGACGTTCGAGCAGCAGTTCACCGCTCACCCGGACATCAACGCGGTCGTCACGCCGAACGACGACAACGCCAACGCCGTCATCTCGGTGCTGCAGAAGAACAACATCCAGCCCAAGACGTTCCCGACCACCGGCCAGGACGCGTCGCTCCCCGGCCTGCAGAACATCCTCAAGGGCTACCAGTGCGGCACGGTCTACAAGCCGATCTACCTCGAGGCACAGGCCGCCGCCGCGCTGGCCCTGTACCTGCGGGCCGGTCAGACGCCGCCGACGACGCTGGTGAACTCGACGACCGCGGACTCCGTGATCGGCAAGGACATCCAGTCCGTCTACACGACCCCGATCTGGGTCACCTCGGAGAACATGGCCGCCACGGTCGTCAAGGACGGTGCGGTCACCGTCGCCGACCTGTGCGCGGGCACAGTCGCCGACGCCTGCACGGCAGCCGGCATCAAGTAG
- a CDS encoding ATP-binding cassette domain-containing protein, whose amino-acid sequence MTAVDLDIPAGQVTALAGDNGAGKSVLIKCISGIHPPDSGQMWWAGQPMQVRTPADAAALGIETVYQDLALCDNLDIVQNMFLGRERVRRGQLDQESMENAARETLTSLAVTTVRSVRQAVASLSGGQRQSVAIAKAVLWNSKLVIMDEPTAALGVAQTAMVLALVRRLADRGHAVLLISHNLNDVFEVADRIAVLQLGRMATVRPIGELDRQIVVDLMTTGKSSRVAQPREGGA is encoded by the coding sequence CTGACCGCGGTCGACCTCGACATCCCTGCCGGCCAGGTGACCGCGCTCGCGGGCGACAACGGCGCCGGCAAGTCGGTTCTCATCAAGTGCATCTCCGGCATCCACCCGCCGGACAGCGGCCAGATGTGGTGGGCGGGGCAACCGATGCAGGTGCGCACGCCGGCCGACGCGGCGGCGCTCGGCATCGAGACCGTCTACCAGGACCTCGCGCTGTGCGACAACCTCGACATCGTCCAGAACATGTTCCTCGGGCGCGAGCGCGTCCGCCGCGGGCAGCTCGACCAGGAGTCGATGGAGAACGCGGCCCGCGAGACGTTGACGAGCCTCGCCGTCACGACCGTTCGGTCGGTCCGTCAGGCCGTCGCGTCGCTCTCCGGCGGCCAGCGGCAGTCGGTCGCGATCGCCAAGGCGGTCCTCTGGAACTCCAAGCTCGTCATCATGGACGAGCCCACTGCCGCCCTCGGGGTCGCCCAGACCGCGATGGTGCTGGCGCTCGTGCGGCGGCTGGCCGACCGTGGCCACGCCGTCCTCCTGATCTCGCACAACCTCAACGACGTGTTCGAGGTCGCCGACCGGATCGCGGTGCTCCAGCTCGGCCGGATGGCCACGGTGCGCCCGATCGGCGAGCTCGACCGGCAGATCGTGGTCGACCTCATGACGACGGGGAAGTCGTCGCGGGTCGCCCAGCCACGAGAAGGCGGGGCCTAG
- a CDS encoding ABC transporter permease, whose amino-acid sequence MSRIEGAPAPQAERPTEPEPAVAAPAAPESVRSYLSLWLVRLRGGETGVLPVVAGLLLVSVLFQSLNGHFLTAGNLVNLLVQAAVFSLLAMGEVFALLLGEIDLSIGFVAGVSAVVMCELANPTIGWPWWAAIAAALVASALIGLLHGTLITRIGLPSFVVTLAGLLFWQGVMLWVLGSGGSILIQDNIINDIGSGTLTRAAGWVVTLVIVGGFAVLTWRHDVRRRESGLVAPPRPLTLAKILAALVGGVALVLLVNADRGILVPVFGMPWVVLLVFSVLALWTYVLGRRRFGLYVYAIGGNAEAARRAGISLPRIRTLAFMLCSLTAGIGGVVYASRLRSISTALDGGTLVLYSVAAAVIGGTSLFGGRGKALHGVLGGVVIAAIDNGMGLLGFSAAAKYIVTALVLVIAVTIDAVARRNRPEGT is encoded by the coding sequence ATGTCCAGGATCGAGGGCGCCCCGGCACCGCAGGCGGAACGCCCGACCGAGCCCGAACCCGCGGTCGCCGCGCCCGCGGCCCCGGAGTCCGTCCGCTCGTACCTCAGCCTGTGGCTCGTGCGACTGCGGGGCGGCGAGACGGGGGTCCTGCCGGTGGTGGCCGGCCTCCTCCTCGTCTCCGTGCTCTTCCAGTCGCTCAACGGTCACTTCCTCACCGCCGGCAATCTCGTCAACCTCCTCGTGCAGGCCGCAGTCTTCAGCCTGCTCGCCATGGGCGAGGTGTTCGCCCTGCTCCTCGGCGAGATCGACCTGTCGATCGGGTTCGTGGCCGGTGTCAGCGCCGTGGTCATGTGCGAGCTGGCCAACCCGACGATCGGCTGGCCGTGGTGGGCGGCGATCGCTGCCGCCCTTGTCGCGAGCGCCCTCATCGGGCTGCTGCACGGCACCCTCATCACGCGCATCGGGCTGCCGTCGTTCGTCGTGACCCTCGCGGGGCTGCTGTTCTGGCAGGGCGTCATGCTCTGGGTCCTCGGCAGCGGCGGCTCGATCCTCATCCAGGACAACATCATCAACGACATCGGCAGCGGCACCCTGACGCGGGCCGCGGGCTGGGTCGTGACGCTCGTGATCGTCGGGGGCTTCGCGGTGCTGACCTGGCGCCACGACGTCCGTCGCCGCGAATCGGGGCTCGTCGCCCCGCCGCGACCGCTCACGCTCGCGAAGATCCTGGCCGCGCTCGTCGGCGGCGTCGCGCTCGTCCTTCTCGTCAACGCCGACCGCGGCATCCTCGTCCCGGTGTTCGGCATGCCCTGGGTCGTCCTGCTCGTCTTCAGCGTGCTCGCGCTGTGGACGTACGTGCTGGGCCGGCGGCGGTTCGGGCTGTACGTGTACGCGATCGGCGGGAACGCCGAGGCGGCCCGGCGCGCGGGGATCTCGCTGCCCCGCATCCGGACCCTGGCGTTCATGCTCTGCTCGCTGACGGCCGGCATCGGTGGGGTGGTCTACGCGTCGCGGCTGCGCTCGATCTCGACCGCGCTCGACGGCGGCACCCTCGTCCTGTACTCGGTCGCGGCGGCGGTCATCGGCGGCACGAGCCTGTTCGGCGGTCGCGGCAAGGCGCTGCACGGGGTGCTCGGCGGCGTCGTCATCGCCGCGATCGACAACGGCATGGGGCTGCTCGGCTTCAGCGCGGCAGCGAAGTACATCGTCACCGCGCTCGTCCTGGTCATCGCCGTCACGATCGATGCCGTCGCGCGCCGCAACCGGCCGGAAGGCACCTAG